A stretch of Paraburkholderia phenazinium DNA encodes these proteins:
- a CDS encoding porin → MKKSVVTMALLMGAAKVAYAQSSITLYGILDESVQYTHNATSTGGNAVGLYSGNLSGDRWGLKGSEDLGGGLKAIFQLEDGFNLNNGKMGTYNGTTSEFGRQAYVGLQSDSYGTFTAGRQYDPLVDLVQGITADNYFGSAFATAGDVDNYDNSSRTNNSLKYVSPVFGGLQVEGLYALGGTAGATGSGQTWSVAAAYNNGPLALSAGYFVADNADTTAATRTGWSSTSDGTFDGPVNTGYDTAKSINIARVAAQYVAGPYTFGLSYSNSMYKADAQSAFLVTEKFNTGQAFLNYQATPALLLGLGYSYTRASGDTGATYNQISLGADYNISKRTDVYLVGAWQHASGEQLNSDGTVSSAEASIGSYGVAGTSSQDLISIGIRHKF, encoded by the coding sequence ATGAAAAAGTCCGTTGTGACAATGGCGTTGCTGATGGGCGCCGCCAAGGTCGCTTACGCTCAAAGCAGCATCACGCTGTACGGGATCCTCGACGAATCGGTCCAGTACACACATAACGCTACGTCGACCGGCGGCAATGCGGTCGGGCTCTATTCCGGCAACCTGTCGGGCGATCGCTGGGGTCTTAAGGGCTCGGAAGATCTGGGCGGCGGACTGAAGGCGATCTTCCAGCTGGAAGACGGCTTTAACCTGAACAACGGCAAGATGGGCACCTATAACGGGACCACGTCGGAATTCGGCCGCCAGGCCTATGTCGGTCTGCAGAGCGACAGTTACGGCACGTTTACCGCTGGGCGTCAGTACGATCCTCTCGTGGACCTGGTGCAGGGTATAACGGCCGATAACTACTTCGGCAGCGCGTTTGCGACCGCAGGCGACGTAGACAATTACGACAACAGTTCGCGCACCAACAATTCGCTGAAGTATGTGTCGCCGGTGTTCGGCGGTCTGCAGGTGGAAGGGCTTTACGCACTGGGCGGCACGGCAGGCGCGACCGGGTCGGGGCAGACGTGGTCGGTGGCTGCGGCGTACAACAACGGCCCGCTTGCGCTCTCGGCCGGTTACTTCGTAGCGGACAATGCAGACACGACCGCCGCGACGCGAACGGGCTGGTCCTCGACATCGGATGGCACGTTCGATGGTCCCGTCAACACCGGTTATGACACGGCGAAGTCGATCAACATCGCACGCGTCGCCGCGCAGTATGTTGCAGGCCCCTACACGTTCGGTCTGAGCTACAGCAACTCGATGTATAAGGCGGATGCACAGTCGGCGTTCCTCGTGACGGAAAAGTTCAACACGGGGCAAGCCTTCCTGAACTACCAGGCAACGCCGGCGCTGCTGCTAGGCCTCGGTTACAGCTACACGAGGGCGAGCGGCGATACGGGCGCGACGTATAACCAGATTTCGCTGGGCGCGGACTACAACATCTCGAAGCGCACCGACGTGTATCTGGTCGGCGCATGGCAACACGCCAGCGGCGAGCAGTTGAACAGCGACGGCACTGTGAGCAGCGCCGAGGCTTCGATCGGTTCGTATGGTGTGGCAGGAACCAGTTCGCAGGACTTGATCAGTATCGGCATCCGTCACAAGTTCTAA
- a CDS encoding LysE family translocator, whose protein sequence is MLSTSSAALLALGSAIVLVVPGPTNTLLATAGLRRGMRRSAHLTGGEFAGYLVSISAWGLFLSHAATSLTWLPTLLRLASSLYLAYLSVRMWQTANSFSSSTHATIGLRTLFVATLLNPKAILFAGTIFPAAVFQSLGAYLEAMAIFTALLVPIGLLWITFGAGLGSGRLKRVNPVHVQRCASIILAAFSLSLAWAALHQVVRFSGSA, encoded by the coding sequence ATGCTTTCAACTTCAAGTGCCGCATTGCTGGCTTTAGGCAGCGCTATCGTGCTGGTCGTGCCTGGCCCAACCAACACCTTGCTCGCCACTGCGGGGCTGCGACGGGGTATGAGGCGCTCGGCACATCTGACGGGCGGCGAATTCGCCGGCTACCTTGTGTCGATTTCGGCGTGGGGACTTTTTCTTTCACATGCGGCAACGTCGCTCACCTGGCTGCCTACGCTGTTGCGGCTCGCGAGCAGCCTGTATCTTGCGTACCTCTCGGTTCGCATGTGGCAGACGGCGAACTCCTTTTCTTCGTCGACACACGCGACAATCGGCCTGCGTACCCTGTTCGTCGCCACGTTGCTCAATCCGAAAGCCATCCTGTTTGCCGGCACCATCTTTCCGGCGGCGGTGTTCCAGAGCCTCGGCGCCTATCTTGAAGCCATGGCGATCTTCACTGCCCTGCTCGTCCCCATCGGCCTGCTATGGATCACTTTCGGCGCGGGACTCGGCAGCGGCCGCCTGAAGCGGGTTAATCCTGTGCACGTACAACGTTGCGCGTCGATCATTCTGGCTGCGTTCTCTCTGTCACTCGCGTGGGCAGCGTTGCATCAGGTGGTGCGGTTTTCAGGTTCAGCGTAA
- a CDS encoding DeoR/GlpR family DNA-binding transcription regulator, giving the protein MKVTNRREAMLQAVLSGMTDVGALCEHFGMSEATVRRDLRALAEERRIVRTYGGAAASIGMHEPEESLDSRRESFREQKAAIAQLAANHVHDGDTIFLDGGTTTAEVARLLAGRRSIRVVTNNLLAVNLLAASEVPVTLIGGDLRPTSMSTLGPLAQLALSRVSVDKAFLGADGVVAGRGLCEASAEQAYLKECIIRQAAHVFVLVTSNKLDRANQQHWTPLERDWTLVTDARPDAPVLEQFALRGEVTIETAAPQKG; this is encoded by the coding sequence ATGAAAGTTACCAACCGCCGCGAGGCGATGCTGCAGGCTGTCCTGTCCGGCATGACCGATGTCGGCGCGCTGTGCGAACACTTCGGGATGTCCGAAGCAACGGTACGGCGCGACCTGCGCGCACTTGCAGAAGAGCGGCGCATCGTGCGCACGTACGGTGGCGCTGCCGCTTCGATCGGCATGCACGAGCCGGAGGAATCGCTCGACAGCCGGCGCGAAAGTTTTCGCGAGCAAAAGGCTGCGATCGCCCAGCTCGCAGCGAACCACGTTCACGACGGCGACACGATTTTTCTCGACGGCGGCACCACCACCGCTGAAGTGGCGCGACTGCTGGCCGGCCGCCGCAGCATCCGCGTCGTCACCAATAACCTGCTGGCAGTCAACCTGCTGGCGGCAAGCGAGGTGCCTGTCACGCTGATAGGCGGCGATCTGCGTCCCACCAGCATGAGCACGCTGGGGCCGCTTGCGCAGCTCGCCTTGAGCCGCGTCTCGGTAGACAAGGCGTTTCTCGGGGCCGACGGCGTCGTCGCCGGTCGCGGACTGTGTGAGGCGAGCGCCGAGCAGGCTTATCTGAAGGAGTGCATCATCAGGCAGGCTGCCCATGTCTTCGTGCTGGTGACGTCGAACAAACTGGACCGCGCGAACCAGCAGCACTGGACTCCCCTCGAGCGCGACTGGACGCTCGTCACCGATGCCCGGCCCGACGCGCCGGTGTTGGAACAGTTCGCGTTGCGCGGCGAAGTGACTATCGAAACAGCGGCACCGCAAAAAGGCTAA
- a CDS encoding LPS-assembly protein LptD, whose protein sequence is MLRKCLRRASIVWVVRAPRLAAIAAAVASLTWSQAHAQLSGAAAQPQSLDGPWGLRFAPQLEEHLLRLGQAAVEFGLGDMVYGVSATGIALKGHGEIRVNATVVKGDAIYYDEDTDVADAYGNVHVVRNGDVFVGPEAHLRIDASEGYMTAPKYHFNLTNGSGSAARIDIVDNDRSVIHQGTYTGCQCVDDPAWYVKASRFDIDNGTNVGVARNGVIFFEGVPIFASPWLSFPLNGDRRSGVLPPTFSVSSTNGEDIELPYYFNLAPNYDLTLTPRFLSKRGGMLSEDFRYLSPDYSGSLSASFLPDDAITKTNRYAITFIHNQNLGNGFGAYVNYNRVSDSNVTTDLAEGSAVPLAATTEFQQEAGLTYNDGPWSMLFRDQHWQSFTTSPSYNREPEVDVKYAKYNVAGFDFGAEADATRFTIDTAGATEGSRLVFNPYVSYPIVHPGWFFTPKLQWHFAAYDLTSISSSAPTGQPKTFSYNVPTLTLDSGMVFERSVNLFGTSYIQTLEPRLYYVYTPYRNQTFAPIFDTAQADFGLTEIFTSNTFVGGDRVADLNRLTSGLTTRFIDPSTGDERARFTIAQEYYFTNPEVTLVEDEPETDLRGASLAMGTSFKVGRDVSAEQSMEYDERYNRIDAATVGFTWKPADREVVNFGYRYIRDNTTIDDEPENQVILSAQWPLTRNLSTVGRFNYDMLSHHLIAGLLGVQYDAQCWSLSLAVQKYSEEDDTTGEPTSGTRVLLQLQLKGFSRIDNGLLQQFQSSVPGYTALPSTVPADSRFSDYQ, encoded by the coding sequence TTGCTGCGAAAGTGTCTGCGACGCGCGTCGATCGTCTGGGTGGTGCGTGCGCCGCGCCTTGCGGCCATCGCCGCGGCGGTAGCCAGTCTTACCTGGTCTCAAGCGCACGCCCAGTTGAGCGGTGCGGCCGCGCAACCTCAATCGCTCGACGGCCCATGGGGCCTGCGCTTTGCGCCGCAACTCGAAGAGCATCTGCTGCGGCTCGGCCAGGCAGCGGTCGAATTCGGTCTTGGCGATATGGTCTACGGCGTGTCGGCCACCGGCATCGCGCTAAAGGGCCATGGCGAAATACGCGTGAACGCCACCGTCGTGAAGGGCGATGCCATCTATTACGACGAGGACACGGACGTGGCCGATGCATACGGCAACGTACATGTCGTAAGGAATGGCGACGTGTTCGTCGGCCCCGAGGCGCATCTGAGGATCGATGCGTCGGAGGGTTACATGACTGCACCGAAATATCACTTCAACCTGACGAACGGTTCCGGCAGCGCCGCGCGTATCGACATTGTCGACAACGACCGCTCCGTGATTCACCAGGGTACTTATACCGGCTGCCAGTGCGTGGACGATCCCGCCTGGTACGTCAAAGCCTCGCGCTTCGATATCGACAACGGGACGAACGTAGGCGTAGCACGAAACGGCGTGATTTTTTTCGAGGGCGTGCCCATCTTCGCCAGTCCGTGGTTGTCGTTTCCGCTCAACGGCGATCGCCGCAGCGGCGTGCTTCCGCCTACCTTCTCCGTGAGTTCGACGAACGGTGAGGATATCGAGCTTCCATATTATTTCAACCTGGCACCGAACTACGATTTGACCCTGACGCCGCGCTTTCTCTCGAAGCGTGGCGGCATGCTGTCCGAGGACTTTCGCTATCTTTCGCCTGACTACTCGGGAAGCCTGAGCGCTTCGTTTCTGCCGGACGATGCGATCACCAAAACCAACCGTTACGCGATCACCTTCATCCACAACCAGAATCTTGGAAACGGTTTTGGAGCGTACGTGAATTACAACCGTGTGTCGGATTCGAACGTGACCACCGACCTCGCTGAAGGCAGTGCAGTTCCGCTTGCGGCCACCACGGAGTTCCAGCAGGAAGCGGGTTTGACCTATAACGACGGACCGTGGTCGATGCTGTTCCGCGATCAGCACTGGCAATCGTTTACGACCAGTCCGTCGTACAACCGCGAACCGGAAGTCGACGTCAAGTACGCGAAATACAATGTTGCCGGCTTCGATTTCGGCGCGGAGGCCGACGCGACGCGCTTCACCATCGACACTGCGGGCGCCACGGAAGGCAGCCGCCTTGTGTTCAACCCGTACGTCAGCTACCCGATCGTGCATCCGGGCTGGTTTTTTACACCGAAGCTGCAATGGCATTTTGCGGCGTACGATCTGACGTCGATCAGCAGTTCCGCGCCGACCGGTCAACCCAAGACCTTTAGTTACAACGTACCCACCCTCACGCTCGATTCCGGAATGGTCTTCGAGCGCAGCGTCAATCTGTTCGGCACGAGCTACATCCAGACCCTGGAGCCGCGGCTCTATTACGTCTACACACCGTATCGTAATCAGACATTCGCGCCGATCTTCGATACCGCCCAGGCGGACTTTGGTCTTACGGAGATTTTCACCAGCAACACTTTTGTGGGCGGCGATCGTGTGGCCGATCTGAATCGCCTGACGAGCGGTTTGACGACACGCTTTATCGACCCTTCGACGGGTGACGAGCGGGCGCGCTTCACCATCGCGCAGGAATACTATTTCACCAATCCCGAGGTGACATTGGTGGAGGATGAACCGGAAACCGATCTGCGTGGCGCTTCCTTGGCGATGGGGACTTCGTTCAAGGTGGGGCGTGATGTCTCGGCAGAGCAGTCGATGGAATACGACGAACGGTATAACCGCATCGACGCCGCGACCGTAGGTTTTACATGGAAGCCTGCGGACCGTGAAGTCGTGAATTTCGGGTATCGCTACATTCGCGATAACACGACCATCGACGATGAACCGGAAAATCAGGTGATCCTGTCGGCTCAATGGCCGTTGACTCGCAATCTCTCTACCGTGGGCCGCTTCAATTACGACATGCTGTCACATCATCTGATTGCCGGTTTGCTTGGCGTTCAGTATGACGCGCAGTGCTGGTCGTTAAGTCTGGCGGTACAGAAGTACAGCGAAGAGGATGACACGACGGGGGAGCCCACCAGCGGCACACGGGTGTTGCTGCAACTGCAGCTCAAGGGATTTTCGAGGATCGACAACGGCCTGCTCCAGCAGTTTCAGTCGAGCGTCCCGGGCTATACGGCGCTGCCATCCACGGTGCCTGCGGATTCGCGCTTCAGCGATTACCAGTAG
- the pdxA gene encoding 4-hydroxythreonine-4-phosphate dehydrogenase PdxA — protein MSNYLPVIGITMGDAAGVGPEVVVKSLTHESLYRQCRPLVIGDAGRLEEANRIVGGTASVRRIEKASEARYEPGIINCIDLGLIPAGLPFGTLSAVAGDAAYRYIARAVELAKSGEIDAICTAPLNKEALHAGGHKYPGHTEMLAHLTGIDEVSMMLVAPQLRVIHVTTHIGIIDAIRKIEPGLVQRTIERGHATLVKAGIANPRIAVCGINPHAGENGLFGYGEEEEKIVPAVQLLRERGWDIEGPLPADTLFYRAGRGDFDLVVAMYHDQGHGPVKVLGLEAGVNVTVGLDVIRTSVDHGTAFDIAGKGIADERSMLEALRQGAELATRRA, from the coding sequence ATTAGCAACTACCTTCCAGTCATCGGCATCACGATGGGCGATGCAGCCGGCGTGGGCCCCGAAGTCGTGGTCAAGAGCTTGACGCACGAATCGCTCTACCGGCAGTGCCGCCCGCTCGTGATCGGCGACGCTGGGCGTCTCGAAGAGGCCAACCGGATTGTCGGCGGCACGGCAAGCGTACGACGCATCGAGAAGGCCTCGGAGGCGCGCTATGAGCCCGGCATCATCAACTGCATTGACCTCGGCCTGATTCCCGCGGGCCTGCCATTTGGCACGTTGTCTGCCGTTGCCGGCGACGCCGCCTATCGCTACATTGCGCGCGCCGTCGAGCTGGCCAAAAGCGGTGAGATCGACGCGATCTGCACGGCGCCGCTGAACAAGGAAGCCTTGCATGCGGGTGGCCACAAGTATCCCGGGCACACGGAGATGCTCGCGCACCTCACCGGCATCGACGAAGTGTCGATGATGCTCGTCGCGCCGCAATTGCGTGTGATTCACGTGACGACGCATATCGGCATCATCGACGCAATTCGCAAGATCGAACCGGGCCTCGTACAGCGCACGATCGAGCGGGGTCATGCCACGCTCGTCAAGGCGGGTATCGCCAATCCGCGCATTGCCGTGTGCGGCATCAATCCGCACGCGGGTGAGAACGGCCTGTTCGGCTACGGCGAGGAAGAAGAAAAGATTGTGCCCGCGGTGCAGCTTCTGCGCGAGCGCGGCTGGGACATCGAAGGACCGCTGCCCGCGGACACGCTGTTTTACCGCGCCGGCCGCGGCGACTTCGATCTGGTGGTCGCGATGTACCACGACCAGGGTCACGGCCCGGTGAAGGTGCTGGGCCTCGAGGCGGGCGTCAACGTGACGGTTGGCCTCGATGTGATCCGTACTTCGGTCGATCACGGCACCGCGTTCGATATTGCCGGTAAAGGCATCGCAGACGAACGCAGCATGCTCGAAGCATTGCGTCAGGGCGCTGAACTGGCTACCCGGCGCGCCTGA
- a CDS encoding 2-keto-3-deoxygluconate permease, which yields MAQIPIKRAIERVPGGMMIVPLLLGAVVATFLPGMPKFFGSFTSALFTGALPILAVFYVCMGAAIDIKATPYLLKKGGALFVAKVGSAIVVGMVLGHFLGEQPVPSGLFAGMSTLAVVAAMNDTNGGLYMALMGQYGKSEDVGAYTIMSLESGPFLTMVTLGVAGLSAFPWQTLVGSILPLVAGMLLGNLDREMREFLGRAVPVMIPFFALALGASLDLHKVWQAGLLGIGLGVAVVVVTGIPLYLTDRLTGGTGVAGVAAANTAGNGAAVPALIAAANPVYAEAAKSATLLVAACVVVTAILSPILTAAVAKRVAKRVAKGTIESKDTNHSTAGARR from the coding sequence ATGGCCCAGATACCTATCAAGCGCGCAATTGAACGCGTCCCCGGCGGAATGATGATCGTCCCACTGCTGCTCGGCGCAGTCGTCGCGACCTTTCTTCCAGGCATGCCGAAGTTCTTCGGCTCGTTCACCAGTGCCTTGTTTACCGGCGCGTTGCCTATCCTTGCAGTGTTCTACGTCTGCATGGGCGCGGCGATCGACATCAAGGCCACACCATACCTGCTCAAGAAGGGCGGTGCGCTATTTGTGGCGAAGGTGGGGTCGGCGATCGTGGTAGGTATGGTACTGGGGCATTTCCTCGGCGAGCAGCCGGTGCCGTCCGGACTGTTCGCCGGCATGTCGACGCTTGCCGTGGTGGCGGCAATGAACGACACGAACGGCGGCCTCTATATGGCGCTAATGGGTCAATATGGCAAATCTGAAGACGTGGGCGCGTACACCATCATGTCGCTCGAATCGGGGCCGTTCCTCACCATGGTCACCCTGGGCGTGGCGGGACTCTCGGCGTTTCCATGGCAAACGCTGGTGGGCAGCATCCTGCCGCTCGTGGCGGGCATGCTGCTCGGCAATCTCGACCGCGAAATGCGCGAATTTCTCGGGCGTGCGGTGCCGGTCATGATTCCGTTCTTTGCGCTCGCACTCGGCGCCAGTCTCGATCTGCACAAGGTCTGGCAGGCCGGTTTGCTGGGCATTGGTCTGGGTGTCGCCGTAGTGGTCGTAACGGGTATTCCGCTGTACCTGACTGATCGCCTGACAGGCGGCACCGGGGTGGCAGGCGTCGCCGCTGCGAATACGGCCGGCAATGGGGCGGCGGTGCCGGCCTTGATCGCCGCGGCCAATCCGGTCTATGCGGAGGCTGCGAAAAGCGCGACGCTGCTGGTGGCCGCCTGCGTGGTGGTGACGGCGATCCTCTCGCCGATCCTGACCGCGGCCGTCGCAAAGCGCGTAGCAAAGCGGGTAGCCAAGGGCACGATTGAGAGCAAGGACACGAACCATTCGACAGCAGGAGCCAGGCGGTGA
- a CDS encoding sensor domain-containing phosphodiesterase, with translation MSEAYSYLLPSVNSAFQPIVSLAHLTPLGYEALLRSSINGRPCSPIEAFRRAALVDRTGEFERECVRCHTGQFARRADHESVLFINVQPEVLIHPVHGPGLIADILGCGIPSSRLAIEVLETPLPRSQTLVDVANQLRQHGLLIALDDFGAGETNLSRVWDLRPDVVKLDRELIRQAAMSHRNARSLRRLVGLLHEIGTLVAIEGVETETEALLCLDCDADFAQGYYFGRPAPLPENGELVVTGTEHLLEDFHSTERIKPIADLVALQPYREAFRDVTHAFCMGESFADIAPRFLALPLSIRMFLLDQHGAQIDRQVESTDHPMRKQSRFPMLGRSKGANWSKRPYFRDAVSHPGEAVVSEPYVTSGSMNLCVTLAACVESGGVRYVVCGDVLFEELGSY, from the coding sequence ATGAGCGAAGCGTATTCTTATCTTCTACCCAGCGTAAACAGCGCGTTTCAGCCCATTGTGTCTCTTGCCCATCTGACGCCCCTGGGATATGAGGCGTTGCTGCGTTCATCGATTAACGGCAGGCCCTGTTCACCGATCGAAGCGTTTCGCCGCGCAGCGCTCGTCGATCGCACCGGCGAATTCGAACGCGAATGCGTGCGTTGTCACACGGGTCAGTTCGCACGCCGTGCCGACCACGAAAGCGTTCTGTTCATCAATGTACAGCCTGAAGTACTGATTCATCCGGTTCACGGACCGGGCCTCATTGCGGACATCCTCGGCTGCGGCATCCCTTCCTCACGCCTCGCGATCGAAGTGCTCGAAACCCCGCTGCCAAGAAGTCAAACGCTCGTCGATGTGGCCAACCAGTTACGGCAACATGGCCTGCTCATCGCGCTCGACGATTTTGGCGCCGGCGAAACCAACCTGAGCCGGGTCTGGGATCTGCGTCCTGATGTGGTCAAGCTCGATCGCGAACTGATCAGACAGGCGGCGATGAGCCATCGCAATGCACGCAGTCTGCGGCGGCTGGTTGGCCTCTTGCATGAAATTGGCACCCTCGTTGCCATCGAAGGCGTGGAAACGGAAACGGAAGCGCTGTTGTGCCTCGATTGCGATGCCGACTTCGCACAAGGCTACTACTTCGGCAGGCCTGCGCCGTTGCCCGAGAACGGCGAATTGGTCGTGACCGGCACCGAACACCTGCTAGAAGACTTTCACAGTACCGAGCGGATCAAGCCGATTGCCGACCTGGTGGCGTTGCAGCCCTACCGGGAGGCGTTCCGGGATGTCACGCACGCCTTCTGCATGGGCGAAAGTTTCGCCGATATCGCGCCGCGCTTCCTCGCCCTTCCGCTGTCGATTCGCATGTTCCTGCTGGATCAACACGGCGCACAGATCGACAGACAGGTGGAATCGACCGATCACCCGATGCGCAAGCAATCTCGCTTCCCCATGCTCGGAAGAAGCAAGGGTGCCAACTGGTCGAAACGGCCATACTTCAGAGACGCGGTGAGTCATCCAGGCGAGGCCGTCGTCAGCGAGCCTTATGTCACCTCGGGATCGATGAATCTTTGCGTGACGCTCGCTGCATGTGTCGAAAGCGGCGGGGTCAGGTACGTCGTTTGCGGCGACGTCCTCTTCGAGGAACTGGGAAGCTATTGA
- a CDS encoding four-carbon acid sugar kinase family protein, which translates to MSHTSLLILADDLSGAADCAIAFAGAGRHTAVTLTATRAMSGADVVAVDTDTRRMPPAEAARCAGAAWQAQRAPGRRLYKKIDSTLRGNWAAEVAALQPLAGLAIVAPAFPATGRTVDGGRVFVRGVPLGDTETWKLEHAGQSADLWAMLESAGLTTALLGVDALRGEQESLRAAIASVAQSGTKALIVDAHTEADLRALAQATLALEAPCFWVGSGGLARELAALDELFSAVPVDDTEAHPTTHTRDGAVLILVGSLSAVSAQQCAMLRERAGVDEVIVPPAVLRDGALHPQWAAWQSRIAGYLAGRTDLLARIGRDDAFDPAEGAQLSAALAALVAPCFEHLGGLIVTGGETARAMLGAVGIESLRLLSEIEPGVAVARPHGHEHLTVVTKAGAFGTEHALYGAYLHLRGLAEVTRTDS; encoded by the coding sequence GTGAGTCATACGAGTCTTCTGATTCTTGCTGATGACCTGTCCGGCGCCGCGGACTGCGCGATCGCCTTTGCGGGCGCAGGAAGGCACACTGCTGTCACGCTGACGGCCACGCGCGCGATGAGCGGCGCGGACGTGGTCGCCGTGGATACCGACACGCGCAGGATGCCGCCAGCCGAGGCCGCGCGTTGCGCCGGTGCGGCCTGGCAGGCGCAGCGCGCGCCGGGGCGCCGTTTGTACAAGAAGATCGACTCCACCTTGCGCGGCAACTGGGCTGCCGAAGTCGCGGCCTTGCAGCCGCTCGCCGGTCTCGCGATCGTGGCGCCCGCTTTTCCGGCCACCGGCCGTACGGTAGACGGCGGCAGAGTGTTCGTGCGCGGCGTGCCGCTCGGCGACACTGAGACCTGGAAACTCGAGCACGCCGGCCAGTCGGCCGATCTATGGGCGATGCTGGAGTCGGCTGGCCTCACTACCGCATTGCTGGGCGTCGATGCGCTACGCGGTGAGCAGGAGTCCTTGCGTGCTGCGATCGCCAGTGTGGCGCAGAGCGGCACGAAGGCGCTGATCGTCGACGCGCACACCGAAGCGGACCTGAGAGCGCTTGCACAAGCGACGCTCGCGCTGGAAGCGCCGTGCTTCTGGGTTGGCTCAGGTGGTCTTGCGCGTGAGCTTGCTGCATTGGACGAGCTCTTCTCCGCTGTACCCGTTGACGATACCGAAGCGCACCCCACCACGCACACTCGTGATGGGGCCGTGCTGATTCTGGTCGGCAGCCTGTCGGCGGTGTCCGCGCAACAGTGTGCGATGCTGCGCGAACGCGCGGGTGTCGACGAGGTGATCGTGCCGCCCGCGGTGTTGCGCGATGGCGCGCTCCACCCGCAGTGGGCAGCGTGGCAGAGCCGCATTGCCGGATACCTCGCTGGCCGCACCGATCTGCTGGCGCGAATTGGCCGCGACGACGCGTTTGATCCGGCCGAAGGCGCCCAATTGTCCGCGGCGCTCGCGGCACTCGTCGCTCCGTGCTTTGAGCATCTCGGCGGCCTGATCGTCACCGGCGGCGAGACCGCGCGCGCCATGCTCGGTGCGGTTGGGATCGAAAGCCTTCGCTTGCTCTCGGAAATCGAGCCGGGTGTGGCGGTAGCGCGTCCGCATGGACATGAGCATCTTACGGTCGTCACTAAAGCCGGCGCGTTTGGCACCGAGCATGCGCTGTATGGCGCTTACCTTCATCTTCGAGGCCTCGCGGAAGTCACGCGCACGGACTCATGA